In the Acidobacteriota bacterium genome, CGCCGCGCCGCGGGAGTCACGCGTCTGCTGGTACGGTCGGCGGCGCTCCTGCCCGGCGGCGCGACGGGACGTCGCGTGGTCGACGGTGAAGAAGTCCCCGCCACTTCACGCGACGGCCGCGTCATCGTCGTGTATGGCACGCCCGGCGCGCTGGTCGGCTGGAAGGTCGTCGACGCAGGGGCGCCGCCTCCGGACGTCCTGCCGAACGTGCGCAGCCTGGCGGTCGAAGGCCGTTGACGGTGTTACGGGTTCAGGACGCGGATGCGGTGTGCTTCGCTGTCGCCGACGTAGAGCGCGCCTGTCGCGTCGACGAAGATGCCGTGCGGACGCGCGAGGGCGCAGCGCAGCGGATCGGGTTCCGGACCGTCGCCGCGCTGTCCCGTACCGAGCACTGTCGTGATGACGGACGTCGCCAGGTCGATCCGCCGGATGACGTGGTTCTCGGTGTCGGCGACGTACAGGCTGCCGCCGCCATGGGCCAGACCCTTGGGTCCGCGGAGGGTAGCCGCGCGTGCCGGACCTCCATCGCCCGAGTAACCCTGTTGGCCGGTGCCGGCGAGATGGTGCAGCGTCATCGTCCGGCCATCGATGCGATAGACCGCGTTGCCTTCCCGCAGCGCCAGGAACAGGTCGCCGTCTGGCGCGACGACGAGCGTTCGTGGACCGTTCAGCGGCGTACCTGACAGCGGCGCGCCGTCCGGCGTCGCAAGCCGCTCGCCGGTGCCACCCACGGTGTCGATCCGCCTGGTCGCCAGGTTCACCGCGCGAATGCGATGGTTGCCGATGTCGCAGATGTACAGGCGTCCACCAGGGCCGAGCGCGATGCTGTGCGGGCTGCGCAGTTGCGCCTCGGCGGCCGGGCCGCCGTCACCGCTGAAGCCGGGCGTGCCGGTGCCCGCGATCGTGGAGATGCGTCCCGTGCCTGCCTCCACTTTGCGCACTACGTGGCTGTCGCGCTCGGCGATGTACAGATGGCCGTCCTCGTCGAACTGGATCTCGTGCGGCATGCTCAGTGCGGCTGCCGTTGCCGGCCCCCCGTCGCCGTCATGCCCGTTGCGTCCATCACCCGCCACCGTGATCGTCCGGCGCGTCCGGCGATCGACGCGACGGATGCGCTGGTTGTCCAGATCGCAGAAGTACAGGTGGCCGTCAGGGCCGATGACGACGCCGTAGGGATTGTTGACATCGCGATCGGCGAGCCCCGGACTTCCGGTCCCGATGAGCGTCGTCACCGTTGCCGCGGCCGCGCGCACACGCGTGGCGCAGGCCACGGCCCACGTCAGAGCGAGCCACTCACGGCGGGTCATGCGCGCAGTCTAACCGGGCAGCCCGGGACGGAGGCCAGGGGACTGAAGTTCCGATCGACGCTACCGGCACGTTCCTGTTTGCCGACAACCAGGAATCGGATTCGATCAGCGCATTCCGGATCGATCCACGCACGGGTGTCCTGAGCGATACGGGCGCGCGCGCGTCAGTCCCGTCGCCCGTGTACGTGCGCTGATTCCGACCCGCCGCGACGTAGGGATCGGGCTTGCCCGGCCCCCGTCAATGCAGCAGTTCTGTCGCGTTGGCGGAGATGATGCCGGCGAGTCTGTCGATCGGGAGGTCGTTGGTGTCGAGGCCGAACGGCTCCTCGATCTCCTCGGCGATGACCTCGAGGCTCACGAGCACGTAGAAGATGAATACGCACACGGGGATCGCCACGTACCCGAGGGCGAACACGAAGCCGAACGGCAGCGACAGCGAGTAGATGACGATGAACTTCTTCAGGAAGGAGGAATAGGAGTATGGGATCGGCGTGTTCTTGATGCGCTCGCAGATGCCGCAGATGTCCATGAACGACGCCAGGTCCGACGCGAGGCCGATCAACTGGTCGCCCGTCATGAGGCCCTCGCGATAGGCGGCGTGAACACGGGCGTGCATCAGTGCGGCGATCTGTGCCGGGACGTGTTTGCCCGGATCGAGCCCTTCGATCTGGGGGTGCGTGGAGGCGTCGAGTGCCATCCGTGTCTTCTCCGATCGCAGGTGCGCCTGCAGGGCGTGGGCGAACGCACCGATGAGGCGCGCATGCTCGTCGCGCGCTGCGGCATCCTCTCGCGGCAGTATCGTCGCCAGCTTGATCGCGACGTTCCGGCTCACGTTCACCAGTTGTCCCCACGCCTTGCGCGCCTCCCACCAGCGGTCGTACGCGGTGTTGGTGCGGAACACCAGCAGCATGCTGATGGCAAAGCCCATCAGGCTGTGCATCACGGGGAGGTTGTTCACCGAATCCTGGCGTGTCAGGTGGAGCAGCT is a window encoding:
- a CDS encoding beta-propeller fold lactonase family protein codes for the protein MPRPRAHAWRRPRPTSERATHGGSCAQSNRAARDGGQGTEVPIDATGTFLFADNQESDSISAFRIDPRTGVLSDTGARASVPSPVYVR